A genomic stretch from Luteolibacter flavescens includes:
- a CDS encoding sugar phosphate isomerase/epimerase family protein yields MNLCVSHIAWPPGDELEALTFLRGLGVTEIEVAPVRAFGNPLAATEREVRERAAWYRGQGFGIAAFQALLFGTEGLQLFGTEDSRKALKELLIATGRVAGWAGAGAMVFGSPKNRLRHDLPHAEAIRQAADFFREVGDACAACGTCLLIEANPEAYGADFCTRLEEAAELVDAAGSPGFALHVDAGGMAVSGEDFEPVLRQAGKLLKHVHASQPDLASFADPHPIHGPLASILTDIGYEGSVSIEMRAQADGLAAVGEAVEAVRSNYGLR; encoded by the coding sequence ATGAATCTCTGCGTCTCACATATCGCGTGGCCACCCGGGGACGAACTGGAGGCACTCACCTTCCTGCGCGGGCTCGGCGTCACGGAGATCGAAGTCGCTCCGGTGCGGGCCTTCGGGAATCCGCTCGCGGCCACCGAGCGCGAGGTGCGGGAGCGTGCGGCGTGGTATCGCGGGCAGGGCTTCGGCATCGCGGCATTCCAGGCGCTGCTTTTCGGCACGGAGGGATTGCAGCTTTTCGGCACGGAAGATTCGAGGAAGGCATTGAAGGAACTGCTCATCGCCACCGGCCGGGTCGCGGGATGGGCGGGAGCGGGTGCCATGGTCTTCGGCTCGCCTAAGAACCGGCTGCGCCACGATCTCCCGCACGCGGAAGCGATCCGGCAGGCCGCGGACTTTTTCCGCGAAGTGGGCGATGCATGCGCCGCGTGCGGCACCTGCCTGCTGATCGAGGCGAATCCGGAAGCCTACGGCGCGGACTTTTGCACGCGGCTGGAAGAGGCGGCGGAACTGGTGGACGCGGCTGGCTCGCCAGGCTTCGCGCTGCATGTGGATGCCGGCGGCATGGCCGTGAGCGGCGAGGATTTCGAGCCCGTGCTGAGGCAGGCGGGCAAGCTGCTGAAGCACGTCCACGCCAGCCAACCGGACCTCGCATCCTTCGCAGATCCGCATCCCATTCACGGGCCGCTCGCATCCATTCTCACGGACATCGGCTATGAAGGCAGCGTCTCCATCGAGATGCGCGCGCAGGCGGATGGACTGGCCGCGGTGGGGGAAGCAGTCGAAGCTGTCAGATCGAACTATGGCCTCCGCTGA
- a CDS encoding NAD-dependent epimerase/dehydratase family protein, with the protein MDALIGHSGFVGGNLLARREYGALYRSSDIGSIRGRDFAHVVCAGVQAMKWWANLHPAEDLAGIEKLLEPLSEVRAERFTLISTIDIYPAPRGVDEDSPVAKDGHHAYGLHRLMVEERIAEMFPQVMIVRLPGLFGPGLKKNVIYDLIHDNNLHQVHPGGVFQYYDLRRLADDIDRAWALGCPILNVSTAPLGTGEIRDRFFPGKEPGGSGPAPAGYDMLSKHAGAWGGSGGYLYTQEQVLADLGDWLSSGKPQA; encoded by the coding sequence ATGGACGCACTCATCGGCCACAGCGGCTTCGTCGGCGGGAACCTCCTCGCACGCCGGGAGTATGGTGCCCTCTACCGCTCGTCCGACATCGGGTCGATCCGTGGCCGGGACTTCGCGCACGTCGTATGTGCTGGGGTGCAAGCGATGAAGTGGTGGGCGAACCTTCACCCGGCGGAAGACCTCGCGGGCATCGAGAAGCTGTTGGAGCCGCTTTCCGAAGTCCGTGCGGAGAGATTCACGCTCATCTCCACCATCGACATCTATCCCGCGCCGCGCGGCGTGGACGAAGACTCGCCCGTCGCGAAAGACGGCCACCACGCCTACGGGCTGCACCGGCTGATGGTGGAGGAGCGGATCGCGGAAATGTTCCCGCAGGTGATGATCGTGCGCCTGCCCGGCCTCTTCGGACCCGGCCTGAAGAAGAACGTCATCTACGACCTGATCCACGACAACAATCTCCACCAGGTCCACCCCGGCGGCGTCTTCCAGTACTATGACCTTCGTAGGTTGGCGGACGACATCGACCGGGCCTGGGCACTGGGATGTCCCATCCTGAATGTCAGCACCGCTCCGCTCGGCACCGGGGAGATCCGCGACCGCTTTTTCCCCGGCAAGGAGCCGGGAGGAAGCGGCCCGGCACCCGCGGGGTATGACATGCTCTCGAAGCACGCCGGAGCATGGGGCGGGTCGGGCGGCTATCTTTACACGCAGGAGCAGGTGCTCGCCGATCTGGGCGACTGGCTTTCATCAGGGAAACCGCAGGCATGA